The segment GGGCAGCTGGTGGGGCAGTCGGAACTGCGGCTGGAAAAGTCGCACTCTTCGCACCTGAGTCTGCTGATTCAGCAGCTGCTGGACAACACCAATACCACGCTGCAAGACTTGGCCGCCGTGGCCGTGTCGGATGGGCCTGGCTCGTACACGGGTTTGCGCATTGGCGGGGCTGCGGCTAAGGGCTTATGCTACGCCCTGGATATTCCGCTCATTGCCGTTGGTACGCTGCCAGCCCTAGCCCAGCAGGTAGCTGATTACACGGCTCAGGCCGAAGATGTGCTGTTTTGCCCGATGCTCGATGCTCGCCGGATGGAAGTATACAGCGCCCTCTACGCCCACGACGGCCGGGAAGTGCTGGCCCCGGCCCCGCTCATTCTGGATTCGGAGACGCTGGTCGAACAATTAGCCCACCACCGCTTGTTATTCTTCGGCAACGGCGCGGCGAAGTTTGCTCCGCTCGTAAATTCAACCAACGCGGGTTTTCTGGCGGGTATTGAGCCCTCAGCTATTGCCGTCGGCACCTTGGCCTACCAGGCTTACCAACGCCAGGATTTCCGGGACGTGGCTTACTACGAGCCGTTTTATCTGAAAGAAGTACACACCACCACTCCCAAGGTTAGAACTTAGAGCTCAGAGCCTAGAAGCAGCCGGCTCCCTAAGTTGAAAAAACAGTCTAAGTTCTAAGCTCTCACCTCTGAGCTCTCACATATATAAACATGGAAGATTTCGTCAACCGCGTGGCGCAAAGCGCCCTGACCACGCTCAACCTGGAGGAGTTTATTCACCCCGGGGAGCGGGTCGTGTATGACATCAAGGAAAATCTGTTTCACGGCCTGATACTGCGCGAAAAGGATTTCCGGGAGTTCATCAAAACTCACGACTGGAGCCAGTACGACGGCAAGAATGTGGCCATCATCTGCTCGGCCGACGCCATTGTGCCCACCTGGGCCTATATGCTGCTGGCCTCCAAGCTCCAAAACCACGCCCACCGCTACGTGTTCGGCAACCTCGAAGCGCTGGAGCAGGAGCTCTTCCACGAAGCCATTGCCGCCCTCAACCCCGAAGACTTCCGCGACGCTAAGCTGGTTATCAAAGGCTGCGGCAATATTCCGGTGCCGACCTACGCCTATGTGGCCATCATGCAGAAGCTGCTGCCCGTGGCCTCCAGCATTATGTACGGGGAGCCGTGCAGCACCGTGCCGCTTTATAAGCGCCCCAAAGTGCAGGCCTAATACCCGTTGCACTACTATTACAGAAGCCCGTCAGTTACTGCTGCCGGGCTTCGTTGCGTTCGGACCAGCCGGCAGCCAGGCTCGAAGAAGGATTAAAGCGGGTAGAATATGCATCTTTGAGGGTTAATCCGTCATCCGCATGCCCGAGCCTACTGCTAGCCAACCGTATAAAATAAGCTTCCTCACCGGCACCGCCATTGTCATTGCCAACATGGTCGGTACCGGGGTGTTTACCAGCCTGGGCTTTCAGGTGCTGGGTATCCAGAGCGGTTTTGCGCTGCTGATGCTCTGGATAATCGGCGGCCTAATTGCGCTGTGCGGGGCCTTGTGCTACGGGGAGCTGGCGGCGGCCATGCCCCGCTCCGGTGGTGAATACCATTACCTGTCCCAGATTTACCACCCGGCCTTAGGGTTTCTCTCGGGTTGGGTTTCGGCCACGGTGGGCTTTGCCGCTCCCACGGCTTTGGCGGCCATGGCCCTGGGCAAATACGCCGCCAGCGTGTGGCCCACCGTACCGCCGCAGCTCTTATCTATTGCCGTGGTGCTGCTGCTCACGGCGGTGCACGGCGTGAGCAGCCGGGCCGGCAGCCGCTTGCAGGTAATCGTTACGGCCGTTAAAGTTGGGGTGCTGGTCGTCTTTATCGGGGCCGGCTGGGCCGTGGCCGCGCCGCAGCCCATTGCCTTCCTGCCCCAAGCCGCCGACTGGCAGCAGCTGCTAAGTCCGGCGTTTGCCATTTCCCTGATTTACGTTTCCTACGCTTACTCGGGCTGGAACGCCGCCGTCTACCTAACCGGCGAAGTGGCCAACCCCCAGCGCAACCTGCCCCGGATTCTGTTGGCCGGCACGGCCGTGGTACTCTTATTATATGTGGGTCTCA is part of the Hymenobacter chitinivorans DSM 11115 genome and harbors:
- the tsaB gene encoding tRNA (adenosine(37)-N6)-threonylcarbamoyltransferase complex dimerization subunit type 1 TsaB; amino-acid sequence: MSTLILSLETSSPVCSIALHRDGQLVGQSELRLEKSHSSHLSLLIQQLLDNTNTTLQDLAAVAVSDGPGSYTGLRIGGAAAKGLCYALDIPLIAVGTLPALAQQVADYTAQAEDVLFCPMLDARRMEVYSALYAHDGREVLAPAPLILDSETLVEQLAHHRLLFFGNGAAKFAPLVNSTNAGFLAGIEPSAIAVGTLAYQAYQRQDFRDVAYYEPFYLKEVHTTTPKVRT
- a CDS encoding DUF2480 family protein, translating into MEDFVNRVAQSALTTLNLEEFIHPGERVVYDIKENLFHGLILREKDFREFIKTHDWSQYDGKNVAIICSADAIVPTWAYMLLASKLQNHAHRYVFGNLEALEQELFHEAIAALNPEDFRDAKLVIKGCGNIPVPTYAYVAIMQKLLPVASSIMYGEPCSTVPLYKRPKVQA
- a CDS encoding APC family permease; translation: MPEPTASQPYKISFLTGTAIVIANMVGTGVFTSLGFQVLGIQSGFALLMLWIIGGLIALCGALCYGELAAAMPRSGGEYHYLSQIYHPALGFLSGWVSATVGFAAPTALAAMALGKYAASVWPTVPPQLLSIAVVLLLTAVHGVSSRAGSRLQVIVTAVKVGVLVVFIGAGWAVAAPQPIAFLPQAADWQQLLSPAFAISLIYVSYAYSGWNAAVYLTGEVANPQRNLPRILLAGTAVVLLLYVGLNFVFLNGTPITKLAGQLEVGYVAASEIFGAGIGRLMGAVIAVLLVSTVSSMVFAGPRIIQVMGEDLPALRGLAVVSNNGIPVRALLLQTCLTLAFILTSTFEQVLLYAGFILSLFTFLTVLGLFVLRLRRPELPRPYRAWGYPVTPLIFLALSGWTLIFILRDKPLESLYGLATLAVGAVVYFVGQQLRKA